The sequence TGAAGGATCCCAAAAGCTTTCTGCTACGGTTTGAATTCACCCAAACACTGCGGGATGATCATGGATTGTTGCAGTTACTCGGAATTTCAACTAGGGAGAAAGGAAAGTGAGAGCAGGCTTCCAAGTGGATCCTGAAAGCCTTTTTTCGATGAATCAGTGGCCGTGCCAAGACTTACATAGATGCTTGTCTGAAATGGGCAGCAGTGGCACCTGCTCCAAGAAAGCAACGTAGCAGAGGAAGAAAGCTCCACCGAAGCCCAGAGTGATTAGTAACTCATGGAATCCGAGTAGAATGTGATAGTGCCCGAAGTGTTGCAATGAAGGAACGACCATCATGTAAACAGCCAACCATTGTCCAATCGCAACGTAGATTCCCATGAATCTGATATAATTGGGAGTGCGACACAAAGTTTTAGGCATCAATCCCAGGAAAACAGACACAAAGAGCCATAAGAACAGAATCAAAAATAGAGTTGACCAAGGCTCTGTTTGGGATCGGATTACCAAGTATGGTGTTTCCTCCGGAAGATCTGCATACCAAATCACAATGTATTGTGAAAAGGCCATGTATGTCCAAAGCAACGAGAACGCAAAGACCAATTTTGTCAGATCATGCAATCTATTGATTGTGATGTATTCTGCAAGGACTTTTGAATGATTCCGAACGGTCACAGCGATGGCAATCAGAATGCCCATTGTTGCTTGTAAATTCCCAATCAAGAAGAATACACCAAAAAGTGTACTGAACCATTCTTGATCAAGCGTCATCACAAAATCCCATACCAAAAATGAACCACCGATTGCATAGAGCAATGCCAGTGCGGGCGCAATACGTGAGGATAGTTGGTTCAGTCGAGTAACTTCGTCTTCCTGATCTCCGTATCCATCCAACAATTTATCAGCCAGCACTCCACCCCAGCGAGAGCCCATAATCCTTCGGGCAAGTCCTAAATCTGGCTTGATAGAAGTCACAACGAACCAATATGAGATTCCATAAAGCAAGAGCAGCCAGAAAATATTGCGGATGACAAAGAATTCAATATTCAACCAACCAGCTTTGACAGCTACTCCATGGTGCATGAATGGGGTGTGTGTCCACTCGTAAAGAACAGTGCTCCCGAAGAACACTAGAATAAACATCACGAAGGCAACAGGCAGGAAAGCAGCACAGGCTTCTGCAAGTCGTTTGAAAGGACGTCCCCATTTGGCATCAGTAATCTGCCAGATTACGGAGAGAATCACACCAGCCTGGGCAATACCTCCCCAAAACATTACGTTGATCAATAAAGTTTGCCATGTCCGTGTAATTCCTTCCTCATTACCGGTTGCTAAGCCAATCACGAACATGCCTGCACCAAGTAATACAAAGGCCCAGAGTACCGTCTTCAAACTCTTGGGTAGTTCAATCTGAGAGTGTTCGATAATCTCTTTCATTGCACCATGGCTCCTTTTCCAAACGCGTCGCTCATCATGTAATTGACCATATCCCAGCGGTCTTGCACTGAAGTCTGGGCTCCATAGGCAGGCATGTAGCCACGAGGCTCCTGAAAGAAACTGCCGTACTTGATCTTGTTGTAGAGGTGTGGGCCCCACTCAGGATTCTTTACCATCTGATCAATTGCTGGTGCAGGGACTCCTTTTTCAACCACAACGGTCTTAGCCAATCCATCTGTACCATGACAGGCAGCGCAGTAGGTGTCGTAGAGGACTTGTCCTCTAGCAATAGATATTGCTGTAGGTTGTCCTGGATTTTTTGGAAAGTATTCTCGCGGATGTCCTGCTTTTCCTGCGCCATCTCCTGCAATTGCAGGGATGAACGGATCGTAAATGCGCTGAATCTTGTTTAGGGAAATTTTGACGGGTACCGAATCTTGTGGAAACTGTTCGTAGCTTCCCTCTTCCATGGGTTTTAGGCTCTTCCCATCGTACATGTCTCGATAGAAAGGGTAGTCCTTTCCATCAAACCAAGGTTTGTCATCATTGGTAATCCCATAACCCGTATCCTTCGGATCGAAATAGGGGTAGTTGTCAACAGCAAAGACTACTCCACCTAGAGCTAGCATCGCAAAGGTTGTAGTAATCAGGCGCACCTTAGCCTTTCTCAACATAAACCTCCTCTGCTTGATATTTTTTTAACAAATCCTCATAGAGTGTATATTGCGAAGCTTCACAGCGCACCACGATTCCGAAGCGATCTCGCTGGAAGCGTAAGTACTCTCGTGCTGCTTTGGGAATTGGATTTTTTAGCGAGTCGATAATGATCAAAATCGTCAGTCCGAGCAGTGTAAAAATGGCGGCATGAAGAATTGTCATCTCAAACCCGATGATAGTGAATGGTGTAATCGTCACAATCGGCTTTCCTCCCACAGGAAGTACCCAATCCGAAGCGGTCCAAGCTGGTAGGCTATAGCCAATCAGGCAGCCTAGCGCTCCGAAAAAGAGAGAGATAAACGGAACGGGACTCTGCGGTTCACCTAGCGCATGATCGATTTCATGTCGAGGACAGGGTGAAAGTACGGTCGGTTCAACACCTTTTTTTCTCAATTCTTCAATTGCTTCTGTGGTGTCATCTAGGTATTCAAAAGTTCCCCAGACTCCTGAGAACTTAGTGCTCATGATGTCCCTTTCTCATTGGAGGCTCAGCCGCCTCTTTCAATTCCATGATTGCCATCGGTGGTAAAGCTTTTACGAATAGACTAAACAGCGTGAAGAAGAAGCCGAAGCTTCCAATTGTGATACCAACTTCCACCAAAGTTGGCCAGTACTCTCCCCAGTTGTAAGGATGAAAATCACGCTGCAGTGAACTACCAACGATATTGAATCGCTCAAACCACATACCCACGTTGATCAGACCACAAATGATCCAAACTGCGACCAAGTTATTGCGAACTTTTTTACGCCACAGAGGAATGGGGGCGATGACGTTACAGAAGACCATCAAGTAGAAGGCTAACAGTGGAAAAGAGACGGGTTGATCACCGGTGAGTGACCAAGTGGCCATGTGTCCAAATGGCCTGAAGTAGAAGACGGCACGTTCATAGGGGCTACCACTGTACCAAGCGATGAAGAACTCGGTCGCATAGGCATACCCTACAATCATCGAGGTAAACAGGATCACCTGACAAACTTTGTTGACTACGTGATAGCTGATGTAGTCCTCCAATCGGAACACCACCCTTACTGGAATGAGCACGGTCATTACCATTGCCAGTCCAGAGAAAATTGCTCCTGCAACAAAATAAGGTGCAAAAATAGTGGTGTGCCAGCCAGGAATCGATGCCATTGCGAAGTCCCAAGACACGATGGAGTGGACTGAGAAAACCAAGGGTGTCGCCAAAGCTGCAAAAATCAAGTAGCCCCGCATGAAGTGCACCCACTGGTGGTTCGTTCCACGCCAACTCATCGCAAAGATAGCATATATTTTAGCCTGGAGCATCTTGCCTCTCCTTTTGGCTTCATCTCGCATGATTGCCATGTCAGGAACCAATCCCAACAAAAAGAACATGATAGAAACGGACATGTAGGTCGTAACCGCGAAAACATCCCAAGCTAGGGGAGATTTGAAGTTCACCCAGAGGTAGCGCTCATTCGGATAGGGAATCAGCCAATATGCTAACCAAGGGCGACCAGTATGCAGGAGTGGGAATAGCCCTGCCGTCATTACGGCAAAGACAGTCATTGCCTCGGCACTGCGATAAATCGCGGTTCTCCATGGTGCTCGGGTCAAGTAAAAGACAGCCGAGATCAGTGTTCCTGCGTGGCCGATGCCAATCCAAAAAACGAAGTCAGTGATGTAGAAGCCCCAGGCGATGGGGTGGCTGATCCCGCTATTCCCAATCCCAACATCAACTTGTATCGCTAGGCTGACTGCACCAAGTAGCAGAGCAGAGAGGAAACCCAACACAAGTAGAAAGTAGGAAGGATGCGGCTTTTCAAGCATCTCCACCATATCATCGTTGATCCGGGCGTAATTGAAGGTGGTTGCCCGAATACCGGGGTGCCCCTTGTGCTCGTCAATTTCTTCGCGAAAAGGACGATTACTTGAGGTGTCCGTTACCGTTCCCCCAATCGTTGTGGAAGCCATTAATATCTCCTGTTTTGAGAGTAAGCTGTGGTTCAGTGAGCCACGCCGTGTTCGTTACCATACAAGCCTACGACCTCTTTGTGGTTGACCTTGCGCAAATAGGTCACCGCAGGCTTGTAGTTCATTTCTGGGAAAATCTCATACTGGCGATCACGATTTTCTTTGTCGGGATCAGCGAGTAGATCCGGCTTTCTCTTGGCTAGTTGCGATACTTTGCTGTTTGGGTCAGCTAGGTTGCCAAATGTAATGGCTTTGGTTGGGCAGGTCTGCTGGCAGGCGGTTACGACTTCACCATCTTGTACATCTCTATCTAGATCGCGCGCTGCATACTTGGCCTCTGTCAAACGATGTACGCAGAAATTGCATTTTTCCATTACTCCCACTGCTCGAGTAGTGATGCTCGAGTTCAGTTGCTGATCTAGTGGAGCAGGGAACTCATAGTCAAACCAGTTGTATCGTCGAGCCTTATAAATGCAGTTATTAGAGCAATAGCGTGTTCCGACACAACGATTGTAGATCATTGCGTTGAGGCCCTCTGGGTTGTGGTAGGTTGCATAGACCGGGCAGACAGGTTCACAACCAGCGTTGCTACACTGTTGGCACATGACTGGTGTGAAGCGAGTTTCAGTTTCATCCTGGTAGCCTTCAAGGTAACGCTCCATTCGAATCCAGGACATTTCCCGGCCAACTGCAGCGCGCTCTTTACCGACTACAGGGATGTTGTTTTCTGCGTAGCAAGCGACAACACAGGCACTACAGCCGTTACAGCGGTCCAAGTCTACCGTCATTCCCCAGCGATAAGGTTTATAATAGGTTGCTGTCTCAGAACGGTCTGGATAGAACTCAACAATTTCCTTCGGACGATGGTGCCCGCCTCCGTGGTTTGCTTTGTCACTAGTCAGAGCCGCTACCGTTGTAGCTGCAGCAATGTCACGACCCAACTGACGTGGGTTACCGTCCAGATTGACGGTGTAAGACTTAATAGTGGTTGGCACTACTTCTGCCTTCGTGCTGATGAATGCTAGATTACCAGTTTGGGCATCAGTCTTAGCAGGCAACAGGTTCATTACGTTGATACCGAAACCATCTGCTACAATGCCACTTGATGTATGCCCTTGACCAATCGGAATGGCGACAGCCTCTCGGTGAATGCCATAGCTAAGGTATACAGTAGCGTTCAGGCTGCCTTGTGGTGTACGGACTTCAACGACACTTCGCTCCTTAATGCCTAGTTTTTTTGCAGTATCAGGATGGATTTCAGCCCAGGAGTCCCAAACTATTTGGCTGATTGGATGCGGTGTTTCCTGCAGCCAAGGTTTGTTTGCTCCGCTACCGTCGAAGTGGAATACAGAAGGTGCTGGAATGAGTGCCAAACCGCTTCCTCCAAGAGATGGTGCCTGATACGCAACACTAGTTACCTCATTTTGTAGGCTGATTGCGCTGCTCCAGCGTGGTGCCTCAAAAACTCCTCCATTTTCCAGAGTCTTGATCCAAAAGTTCTCAAACGAACCAAAGTAACGACTTTGATGAACTTGAGCCCAGCGTTCATAAATATAATCACGGTAATTCGTGATTTCGGCAAAAGCCTGTGGATTGATCTGCTTTGCTGCAGCGATCATCACATCTTCACGAGTTCGTGCATCAAACGTGTTGACGGGAGCCATCACCGGTTGCTGAATGCTGAATATACCAGGACTTGGCATGGCATCTCCCCAGCTTTCGTAAGCAGTGAGGGCTGGGAGTACTAGGGTTGCCTGCTGGTTAGTTTCATTTTTACCTGCAGCAAGAGCAACGACCTTAGTCTTTTTCATTGCTTGTGCGAATCCAAGACTTGCTGGCAAGGTATGCAGGGGATTTGAATCATCAACAATTAGTAATTTGACTTTCCCAGCATTGAGATCCGACAGTAATTGTAAGATTTGACTGTGAGATGTGTTTTCGCTGGGTTGTTCAGATTCATGAAATCTCAGAGTTTTGCCAAGATTACCTGCCGCTGCGTTCAGGATGAAGACAGCAACTTGTGTAGCTGTTGCCTGCTCACTGCTATTCCATGTGCCACCAGCTACTGCAAGAGAGGAAGCTTGATGAAACTCTTCGGCAAGAGTTTGGATTTTTTCTGCTGAGATGCCTGTCTCACCAGCAACAAGTTCTGGTGAATAGGGAGATAGGTAATCACTCAGAAAGTCATGATGGGGATCACGCTGATGAATAGCATGGGCCATAGCCAGAGCGATCATCGCTTCTGTACCGGGGTTGGCTGGCAACCACTCGTCAGCTCTTGCTCCACTTAGTGACTGATGAGGGCCAACGTGGACACATCGGTTTTTCTTTCCATCATTGTAGGCGTGCATATCGGCAAAGCGCCGAGCATTTTGCACAGTATTGCCCCAAGTTTCGATGAAATCTGCACCGAAGTTAACTAGTAATTCAGCATTTTCAAAAGCGTAGTCAGGAAGATCACTTCTTCCAAAGGCAATCTCGCAAGCACGTTGCTCTGCGGCGCGACTGATGAGACTGAAGGCCAAACGCTTTCCACCACCGACTTCATTTAGCCAATTGTCGATAAAGTTGCCTTCGCTACCAACAGCAGGTCTACCTAAGTAGACAATCTGACCTGCAGATTGTTGTACCAGATTTACAAATTCACTCTGAGCATCTTCCCAAGAGACGTTGTTACCCCCAGAAGTAGGCCGAGCATGTCGTTCTGGATTGTACAGAGTTTGTAGGGAAGCTTGGCCTCTTGCACAGAGCGCCCCTTGGTTATGAGGATGGTTCGGGTTTCCTTCCGCTTTTTGAGCTCTGTATTCGCGAGTAGTGATCATCATCCCACAAGCAGCATCACATTCCCGACAAGTGGTCATATACTGGTAGCCAGTATTTGGCATGTATTCGAAGTCGACAGGGGGAACCAAAGCTGGAATGATTTTTTCTGGTTTTTGTTCACAACCAGCTGCTACAGCAGTTGTTCCACCTATTGCCATGAACTTGAAAAGATTACGTCGACTGAGGCCTTTTTTCATTTAAAAACTCCGAAGGATCAATAGTGGCAGGTGTAACAATCAAGCAGATTTGGGTTATGGTAGTTTTGTTCATTCACCAAGTAAGATTGGGCTTCTCTTCGGGCATCGTTCTCTTTGGCATTGTTCCATCCTGCCATTGTGCTCATAGCGCGCTTACGCTCAATAGCCCCTTCCACTTGTAAGTGGCACTGCATGCACCACCCCATCCCACCAAAATTCTGATCTACCACATGGGCAACTTCCATCTCCTGTACACTTCCATGACATGACTGACAGCGCTGGTCCCCTCCGTTTCGGAACAGCATCACCCTACAGGATAAGGAGCGAGGATCTGCATTCAGGTCACAATCGTTGCCGGCACCGGCTATGAAGCGACTTGCATCTGCATTGATGTGTTGTTTGTGAGGAAAGCGGACGAAGTCTGGAATGTCATGCAGCTTTACCCAGGGAATGGATTCTCCTTTTGACCAGAGATCACGCATTTTGTCTACTTCTGGGTGCTCAGCTTGTACCAATTCTTGTCCATGAGGACCATGACAACCAACGCAGGTACTTACAGGTGGAATTCCGGAAGAATGTGATCGCCGAGCATAGAGATGGCAGTATTGGCAAGCAATGCCATTCTGGCCAACATGTAGTTTGTGGCTGAAGGCGATGGGCTGTTCTTTTGGTTCAGTAGAGATCGGGAAGATTGCAAAAGAGTTCAGTGGAGAAAATAATAAAAACAAGGTTCCTAGCACGAGAGTGCTAACACCTAGTCGCAGTGAGATCAGATAGAATCGCATGATACTCCAGTTATCGGTTGAGTACGGAAGTGAAATCAAAACCACACCGTTTGAGGAAGATTCAATTTAGTTCTAAAGGGCTGCCACACTGAAAAACATTTTTTTTGCTTAGCTGCAAGACCTTAGTTTGATATTTTTCAGTGATGGGTATGGAAGGATTCGCTGTTCTGCCAGAATATGAAAACAATCTGATTTTGTTAGGTGAGTCATCGTTTGCTGGAGAGGGATAAAAAAAGTCAATTTGGATCCGAAAGTTAGCGGGAAATCGAGAAGTGCGATAGATTTCGCCAAGGATTAGTCGGTCGCTTGCTCACGTGAATTTCATAATGCAGGTGTGAACTCGTGCTGCGCCCTGTATTACCAGTGTAGCCGAGTAGTTCTCCACGCTGAATGAATTGGTTTGCCTGTACCGCTAGACGGGACAAGTGACCATAGCGAGTCATGTAATCAGTGGGTTTGAAATTTTTTATTGAGATACCAGACCCATGATCAAGCTCTACCAACAGTCCATATCCGGCTGCTGGTCCAGCTTTTCGGACAATTCCATCAGCTGGAGCATAGATTGGTGTTCCAGCAGGTCCTGAAAAATCTATGCCGCTATGGAAAGCTGGCAGATTAGTAAACGGGTCACGTCTTCTGCCGTAGTGTGAGCTTACTGAAGGGTCTTCAACCGGGGCAATCGTCGGAGTACTTCGCCAGAGAATTTCATTACCAATGATTTCTTCGTAGAGACGCTCTAAGGAATGATGAGTCGAATGATAGGAGCTTAACTCTTGTTCTAAAATCACACGTGGATCCAGAGGCTCTGCACCCAATTGCTGCTCTTCTACGGGGAGTAAAGATTCTTCGAGAAAGGGACCACCTTTGCCCCCCTCGTTTTCAACAGGAGTCGCAGGAACTTCTGTCAACACACGAATGCCTGTGATCTCTTGAATTTTTTCTGTAAGTTGCCGTACCTCTTGTTCACGGGCTTGCATCAGTACGGCGTATTCAGCTAGCTCCTGCTGAGCAGCATTCAAATTTTGTTTTAAGTCCCAAATCTCTTCTTGGACCAACTCTGAGTTGACTAGAACAGTTAGATCTGCTTTCTGTGACAGCGTCAGGTGGTGAAAATCTTTGCTGATCATATTCAGCCAGTTGAGAGGATCTGCTTCAAGGACTTTGGTGTCCAGCAGCACAGCTCTACATTGATAAGATCCCTGCTGACAAGCTAGGGAATGGATCTGTTGGATGTGGTACAAAAGATTTTGCTGAGTGGCACTTTTCTTCTGGGAGTGCGTTTCCAAAGTAGCCAGTTGATCACGTAGTTCCTGAACCCTGTTTTCCAAGACCTCAACGCGCTCAGCTTGGCTGGCTGCAATCTCCATTCTTTCGTGAATGTGAATCTGTTGTGATTGGCGTTGAGCATTCCATTGCTGTTGTTCATGCAACTGAACACTTTGCCAAATAACCATCCCACCCAAAAAAAGGAATAACCCTAATGCAAGCAGGACTGTGGTGATCAGTGGTATAGGACGCAAAGGGAAGTGTGTGATGCCTGTTCCATTGTGCCGAAGCAACAGGATCGATAAATTCGGCATTCGAAAACTCAAAAAAAGATAGTTGCTCGAGCAATCAGTGTTGGACTTCTGGCCTTTTCACCAGATCATACAGTCTTGCACCGATGAAGATTTCAAGTAATTCAGGATCAATATGATTGTCTTTGGCTTCAAAGCCCAAAATTTTTAGTGCCCGTTCAGCAGGCATCGCTTTTTTGTAAGGGCGATCCCAAGCAGTCAGCGCATCATAGATGTCAGCAATGGTCATCATCTTTGATTGCAGTGGAATTTTATCACCAGACAGTTTGCGTGGGTAGCCTTTGCCGTTCATTTTTTCGTGATGTGCGTAGGCAATGTCTGGAACATCCTCTAGGTGTTCGGACCAAGGAATGATTCTTAGAAAATTGTAAGTATGCGTGACGTGTGACTCGATTTCATCACGATCCCGTTGGTTTAAGGATCCTTTGGGTACAGAAAGTGAGGCGGCTTCATCTATTGAAAGATACGAAACTGGTAAGCCAGTCGAAGGATGTGGGAAGGTTTGTGCCGCTATGACTTGCAACTGATCAAATCCTCCCTGGTCCAGAACAGTTGGTTCGTTGCATCGAATGATGAACTTTAGCTGATCATCCAATTGCAAAAGTCGTTCATTCATCTCTTGTTGAGTCAACTCTACTTGTTGAAATGAGTTCTCTTGAGATTCTTCCAGCAAGTAATTCAGTTGCTTACGAGTATATTGAAGTTCAGTCGCCATCCGGATCAGATGGAAACGATCCATGACTGCTTGCTGCTCTTCTAGATAAAGTTTCTTAGATTTGACCAGTACTTTCTCACGTACGCCAATTTTGCCGAAATCGTGAAGGAGAGAGGCATAGCGAATCGTGTTGAATTGATCTGGGTTATAGCTGACATCAGCAAAACGACCCTCGGACAGCGAACTCACCGTTTCTGCTAGAGCTACGGTGAGCGTGGCAACTCGACTTGAATGTCCGGAAGTCGTTGGGTCTCTAGATTCAATGGCCTTCACACTCGCATTGATGAAACCATCGAATAGAATTTGGATAGACTCCAGTAAGGAGGCATTTCTGACCGCAACTGTTGCCTGGGATGCTAGAGATTCCATTAAACGCATGTGGTAATCACTGAATGGAACGACTATTTGGTCAACATCTTCTTCAGTATATAGAACAGCATCTCCGTCGATCTTGCAATTGATGAGCTGAATCACACCAAGGACTTCACCACGCTCATTACACATTGGGACGGCAAGCATTGAGCGAGTCTTATAGTTCTGCTGCTCATCGAATTCACGACCACCCCAGACCAGATTAGAATCATGTAGTTCGTACACATCGTCGATCCGAATCGACTGGCTGGTGCGTGCCACATAGGCATTGACTGTGCTGAAGTCGAGAGGAAGAACTTTCGCCTGCAGTTGGGATGTGTCTCGTGAAAGATTGAGTGCGCTGTGGAAGCAAATTTGTTTGTTAGCGAGGTAGTTGCTCTGTTCGTGAGGAGTGTCTGGAATCTGCTCGATCAGGTAGATGCTGCATCCATCTGCGTTAGTGAGTTTCATCGCTTTCGCAGCGATCATACGCAGTAACTTATCCAGATCTTTTTCGCTGGATAGAGCGATCCCCAGCTCGTTCAACTCGGAGAGAATCTCATCCGATTTGCTTACATTTGAATGTGTTCGAGTTCTATCATATAGGCGGTTGAAAAACTGCCTTAGCAGAAAATTCCAACGCGTAGGTGTCAAATAAGCTAGGGGATACCATTCAATCGAAGGATGTTCTGGAGGTTCCGCAGCCAAGGTGGATCCCTCCTCCAAAACAACAATTCCTCCACCAGCCTGAAGATAAAGAGTCAGATGGGATTGCCACTGGAAAAGATCACGGCTACGCATAACAATCAAACAGGTTGTTCCCTCAGTTGTATGAGGTAGTTCTTCCAGTGAAGCATAGGCAACGGAGGACACTCGTTGCAGTGGATCTGCAAGAAATTCCTGATGTAATTTATCTATACCCTGTGGATAGAACAGTCGGAAGTCAACCATGATCTGCAGATCTATGAAATCGAAGTGATTCTAAAACTATCTATTAAGAAAAGAAGATTC is a genomic window of SAR324 cluster bacterium containing:
- a CDS encoding peptidoglycan DD-metalloendopeptidase family protein, producing MPNLSILLLRHNGTGITHFPLRPIPLITTVLLALGLFLFLGGMVIWQSVQLHEQQQWNAQRQSQQIHIHERMEIAASQAERVEVLENRVQELRDQLATLETHSQKKSATQQNLLYHIQQIHSLACQQGSYQCRAVLLDTKVLEADPLNWLNMISKDFHHLTLSQKADLTVLVNSELVQEEIWDLKQNLNAAQQELAEYAVLMQAREQEVRQLTEKIQEITGIRVLTEVPATPVENEGGKGGPFLEESLLPVEEQQLGAEPLDPRVILEQELSSYHSTHHSLERLYEEIIGNEILWRSTPTIAPVEDPSVSSHYGRRRDPFTNLPAFHSGIDFSGPAGTPIYAPADGIVRKAGPAAGYGLLVELDHGSGISIKNFKPTDYMTRYGHLSRLAVQANQFIQRGELLGYTGNTGRSTSSHLHYEIHVSKRPTNPWRNLSHFSISR
- a CDS encoding cytochrome c3 family protein gives rise to the protein MRFYLISLRLGVSTLVLGTLFLLFSPLNSFAIFPISTEPKEQPIAFSHKLHVGQNGIACQYCHLYARRSHSSGIPPVSTCVGCHGPHGQELVQAEHPEVDKMRDLWSKGESIPWVKLHDIPDFVRFPHKQHINADASRFIAGAGNDCDLNADPRSLSCRVMLFRNGGDQRCQSCHGSVQEMEVAHVVDQNFGGMGWCMQCHLQVEGAIERKRAMSTMAGWNNAKENDARREAQSYLVNEQNYHNPNLLDCYTCHY
- a CDS encoding 4Fe-4S dicluster domain-containing protein, with the protein product MKKGLSRRNLFKFMAIGGTTAVAAGCEQKPEKIIPALVPPVDFEYMPNTGYQYMTTCRECDAACGMMITTREYRAQKAEGNPNHPHNQGALCARGQASLQTLYNPERHARPTSGGNNVSWEDAQSEFVNLVQQSAGQIVYLGRPAVGSEGNFIDNWLNEVGGGKRLAFSLISRAAEQRACEIAFGRSDLPDYAFENAELLVNFGADFIETWGNTVQNARRFADMHAYNDGKKNRCVHVGPHQSLSGARADEWLPANPGTEAMIALAMAHAIHQRDPHHDFLSDYLSPYSPELVAGETGISAEKIQTLAEEFHQASSLAVAGGTWNSSEQATATQVAVFILNAAAGNLGKTLRFHESEQPSENTSHSQILQLLSDLNAGKVKLLIVDDSNPLHTLPASLGFAQAMKKTKVVALAAGKNETNQQATLVLPALTAYESWGDAMPSPGIFSIQQPVMAPVNTFDARTREDVMIAAAKQINPQAFAEITNYRDYIYERWAQVHQSRYFGSFENFWIKTLENGGVFEAPRWSSAISLQNEVTSVAYQAPSLGGSGLALIPAPSVFHFDGSGANKPWLQETPHPISQIVWDSWAEIHPDTAKKLGIKERSVVEVRTPQGSLNATVYLSYGIHREAVAIPIGQGHTSSGIVADGFGINVMNLLPAKTDAQTGNLAFISTKAEVVPTTIKSYTVNLDGNPRQLGRDIAAATTVAALTSDKANHGGGHHRPKEIVEFYPDRSETATYYKPYRWGMTVDLDRCNGCSACVVACYAENNIPVVGKERAAVGREMSWIRMERYLEGYQDETETRFTPVMCQQCSNAGCEPVCPVYATYHNPEGLNAMIYNRCVGTRYCSNNCIYKARRYNWFDYEFPAPLDQQLNSSITTRAVGVMEKCNFCVHRLTEAKYAARDLDRDVQDGEVVTACQQTCPTKAITFGNLADPNSKVSQLAKRKPDLLADPDKENRDRQYEIFPEMNYKPAVTYLRKVNHKEVVGLYGNEHGVAH
- a CDS encoding DUF3341 domain-containing protein; its protein translation is MSTKFSGVWGTFEYLDDTTEAIEELRKKGVEPTVLSPCPRHEIDHALGEPQSPVPFISLFFGALGCLIGYSLPAWTASDWVLPVGGKPIVTITPFTIIGFEMTILHAAIFTLLGLTILIIIDSLKNPIPKAAREYLRFQRDRFGIVVRCEASQYTLYEDLLKKYQAEEVYVEKG
- a CDS encoding cytochrome c, producing the protein MLRKAKVRLITTTFAMLALGGVVFAVDNYPYFDPKDTGYGITNDDKPWFDGKDYPFYRDMYDGKSLKPMEEGSYEQFPQDSVPVKISLNKIQRIYDPFIPAIAGDGAGKAGHPREYFPKNPGQPTAISIARGQVLYDTYCAACHGTDGLAKTVVVEKGVPAPAIDQMVKNPEWGPHLYNKIKYGSFFQEPRGYMPAYGAQTSVQDRWDMVNYMMSDAFGKGAMVQ
- a CDS encoding HD domain-containing phosphohydrolase; translated protein: MVDFRLFYPQGIDKLHQEFLADPLQRVSSVAYASLEELPHTTEGTTCLIVMRSRDLFQWQSHLTLYLQAGGGIVVLEEGSTLAAEPPEHPSIEWYPLAYLTPTRWNFLLRQFFNRLYDRTRTHSNVSKSDEILSELNELGIALSSEKDLDKLLRMIAAKAMKLTNADGCSIYLIEQIPDTPHEQSNYLANKQICFHSALNLSRDTSQLQAKVLPLDFSTVNAYVARTSQSIRIDDVYELHDSNLVWGGREFDEQQNYKTRSMLAVPMCNERGEVLGVIQLINCKIDGDAVLYTEEDVDQIVVPFSDYHMRLMESLASQATVAVRNASLLESIQILFDGFINASVKAIESRDPTTSGHSSRVATLTVALAETVSSLSEGRFADVSYNPDQFNTIRYASLLHDFGKIGVREKVLVKSKKLYLEEQQAVMDRFHLIRMATELQYTRKQLNYLLEESQENSFQQVELTQQEMNERLLQLDDQLKFIIRCNEPTVLDQGGFDQLQVIAAQTFPHPSTGLPVSYLSIDEAASLSVPKGSLNQRDRDEIESHVTHTYNFLRIIPWSEHLEDVPDIAYAHHEKMNGKGYPRKLSGDKIPLQSKMMTIADIYDALTAWDRPYKKAMPAERALKILGFEAKDNHIDPELLEIFIGARLYDLVKRPEVQH
- the nrfD gene encoding polysulfide reductase NrfD: MASTTIGGTVTDTSSNRPFREEIDEHKGHPGIRATTFNYARINDDMVEMLEKPHPSYFLLVLGFLSALLLGAVSLAIQVDVGIGNSGISHPIAWGFYITDFVFWIGIGHAGTLISAVFYLTRAPWRTAIYRSAEAMTVFAVMTAGLFPLLHTGRPWLAYWLIPYPNERYLWVNFKSPLAWDVFAVTTYMSVSIMFFLLGLVPDMAIMRDEAKRRGKMLQAKIYAIFAMSWRGTNHQWVHFMRGYLIFAALATPLVFSVHSIVSWDFAMASIPGWHTTIFAPYFVAGAIFSGLAMVMTVLIPVRVVFRLEDYISYHVVNKVCQVILFTSMIVGYAYATEFFIAWYSGSPYERAVFYFRPFGHMATWSLTGDQPVSFPLLAFYLMVFCNVIAPIPLWRKKVRNNLVAVWIICGLINVGMWFERFNIVGSSLQRDFHPYNWGEYWPTLVEVGITIGSFGFFFTLFSLFVKALPPMAIMELKEAAEPPMRKGHHEH
- a CDS encoding molybdopterin oxidoreductase, whose product is MKEIIEHSQIELPKSLKTVLWAFVLLGAGMFVIGLATGNEEGITRTWQTLLINVMFWGGIAQAGVILSVIWQITDAKWGRPFKRLAEACAAFLPVAFVMFILVFFGSTVLYEWTHTPFMHHGVAVKAGWLNIEFFVIRNIFWLLLLYGISYWFVVTSIKPDLGLARRIMGSRWGGVLADKLLDGYGDQEDEVTRLNQLSSRIAPALALLYAIGGSFLVWDFVMTLDQEWFSTLFGVFFLIGNLQATMGILIAIAVTVRNHSKVLAEYITINRLHDLTKLVFAFSLLWTYMAFSQYIVIWYADLPEETPYLVIRSQTEPWSTLFLILFLWLFVSVFLGLMPKTLCRTPNYIRFMGIYVAIGQWLAVYMMVVPSLQHFGHYHILLGFHELLITLGFGGAFFLCYVAFLEQVPLLPISDKHLCKSWHGH